A DNA window from Plasmodium vinckei vinckei genome assembly, chromosome: PVVCY_02 contains the following coding sequences:
- a CDS encoding dynein light chain, putative yields MEDPKCDILYEHMHYEKKTKLIRIAKEIYENINNNKINSWRCATIALRDKIKENLDFNEKGWHIIIGQKFGFFCTHEIYNALHFKLDHIEFLIFKHG; encoded by the coding sequence ATGGAGGACCCCAAATGTGATATTTTGTATGAGCATATGCATTATGAGAAGAAAACTAAGTTAATAAGAATAGCAAAAGAGATATATGagaacataaataataacaaaataaactCATGGCGATGTGCAACAATAGCCTTAAGggataaaattaaagagAATTTGgattttaatgaaaaagggTGGCATATTATTATCGGTCAAAAATTTGGATTTTTTTGTACTCATGAAATATACAACGCATTGCATTTTAAGTTGGATCATATTGAGTTTTTGATTTTCAAGCATggataa